A portion of the Deinococcus terrestris genome contains these proteins:
- a CDS encoding heavy metal translocating P-type ATPase, translating into MDTKTLDLDIGGMTCAACVGRVERGLKKVDGVENAVVNLATERATVTFDPARTTPAALVQQVEDVGYEARTAELSFPVEGMTCAACVGRVERALGKTEGVLNASVNLATERATVTYLPAATTPAALRDAVRGAGYDVPDEASQAQSRLDADRERKAAEIAALRRDVTFAAAFSIPLFLIAMVPMLYAPLHHWLLGAVGERTLNWIMLALAAPVQFGPGLRFYRTGWAALKHRSPDMNTLVMLGTTAAFGYSLLVTLAPGLFPPGSAHVYYEASAVVITLILLGKLFEAIAKGRSSEAMRTLLALQPNTARVQRGGEVLEVAADDVRLGDLVLVRSGERLPVDGEVVEGRSYVDESMLTGEPVPVEKIPGAKVTGGTVNGNGALTFRATGVGADTALSRIIRLVEGAQASRPPIQGLADKVVAVFVPVVLVIAALTFLAWMLVGGEGALANALVHTVAVLIIACPCAMGLATPVSIMVGSGKAAQMGVLFRTGAALEGLGRAGVVAVDKTGTVTRGAPEVTEAVSGQPSAISEDELLRLSAAAESSSEHPLARAIERAARDRGLSVPTASDFEAVPGYGLRATVEGRRVEVGAARYMARLGLELGDLGTQADALAARGRTPVFVAVDGVLAGLIGVADPVREGSAEAIRTMQAQGAEVAMITGDTRATAEAVAREVGVTRVLAEVLPEGKADAVAELQAGGRTVAFVGDGINDAPALARADVGVAIGTGTDVAVETADVILMSGDLRGVPNAVALSRATLRNIRVNLFWAFAYNVLLIPVAAGVLSNWGITLSPVLAAAAMGLSSVFVLTNALRLRGFRPPLAPQPPQGRPDLKPVAA; encoded by the coding sequence ATGGACACCAAGACCCTCGACCTCGACATCGGCGGGATGACCTGCGCGGCGTGCGTGGGGCGAGTCGAGCGCGGCCTCAAGAAGGTGGACGGTGTGGAAAACGCCGTCGTGAACCTCGCCACCGAGCGGGCGACCGTGACCTTCGACCCCGCCCGGACGACCCCGGCCGCGCTCGTCCAGCAGGTGGAGGACGTGGGCTACGAGGCCCGCACCGCCGAACTCTCCTTCCCGGTGGAGGGGATGACCTGCGCGGCCTGCGTGGGCCGGGTCGAGCGGGCGCTGGGCAAGACGGAAGGCGTGCTGAACGCCTCGGTCAACCTCGCCACCGAGCGGGCCACCGTGACCTATCTGCCCGCCGCGACGACCCCCGCCGCCCTGCGGGATGCCGTGCGCGGGGCCGGGTACGACGTGCCCGACGAGGCCAGCCAGGCCCAATCCCGCCTCGACGCCGACCGCGAGCGCAAGGCCGCCGAGATCGCGGCGCTGCGGCGGGACGTGACCTTCGCGGCAGCCTTCAGCATTCCGCTGTTCCTGATCGCGATGGTGCCCATGCTGTACGCGCCGCTGCACCACTGGCTGCTCGGCGCGGTGGGCGAGCGGACGCTGAACTGGATCATGCTGGCCCTCGCCGCTCCGGTGCAGTTCGGCCCCGGCCTGCGCTTCTACCGCACGGGCTGGGCTGCCTTGAAACACCGCTCACCCGACATGAACACCCTCGTCATGCTGGGCACGACCGCCGCCTTCGGGTACTCGCTCCTCGTGACGCTGGCCCCTGGCCTCTTCCCGCCCGGCAGCGCCCACGTCTACTACGAGGCGTCGGCGGTGGTCATCACCCTGATCCTGCTGGGCAAGCTGTTCGAGGCGATTGCCAAGGGCCGGAGCAGCGAGGCGATGCGGACCCTGCTGGCCCTCCAGCCCAACACGGCGCGGGTGCAGCGCGGGGGCGAGGTGCTGGAAGTTGCCGCCGACGACGTGCGGCTGGGCGACCTCGTGCTGGTGCGCTCGGGCGAGCGGCTGCCGGTGGACGGCGAGGTCGTGGAGGGCCGCTCTTACGTAGACGAGTCCATGCTGACGGGCGAGCCTGTCCCGGTGGAGAAAATCCCTGGCGCTAAGGTCACGGGTGGCACGGTGAACGGCAACGGCGCCCTGACCTTCCGGGCGACCGGGGTAGGGGCCGACACCGCTCTGTCGCGCATCATCCGGCTGGTGGAGGGAGCGCAGGCGAGCCGCCCGCCCATTCAGGGCCTCGCGGATAAGGTCGTCGCCGTCTTCGTGCCAGTGGTACTGGTGATCGCCGCACTGACCTTTCTGGCCTGGATGCTGGTCGGCGGGGAGGGGGCGTTGGCGAACGCGCTGGTGCACACGGTCGCCGTGCTGATCATCGCCTGCCCCTGCGCGATGGGCCTCGCCACCCCGGTGAGCATCATGGTGGGCAGCGGCAAGGCCGCGCAGATGGGCGTGCTGTTCCGCACCGGGGCCGCGCTGGAGGGCCTGGGCCGCGCCGGGGTCGTCGCCGTGGACAAGACGGGGACGGTGACGCGGGGGGCGCCGGAGGTAACGGAAGCGGTCAGCGGTCAGCCCTCTGCCATTAGCGAGGACGAGCTGCTGCGGCTGTCGGCGGCGGCAGAAAGCTCCTCCGAGCATCCGCTGGCGCGGGCGATTGAGCGGGCGGCGCGGGACCGGGGCCTGAGCGTCCCCACTGCCTCCGACTTTGAGGCTGTGCCCGGCTACGGCCTGCGGGCCACGGTGGAGGGCCGCCGGGTGGAGGTCGGCGCGGCGCGGTACATGGCGCGGCTGGGGCTGGAGTTGGGCGACCTGGGAACGCAGGCCGACGCGCTGGCCGCACGGGGCCGCACCCCCGTCTTCGTGGCGGTGGACGGCGTGCTGGCCGGGCTGATCGGCGTGGCCGACCCGGTGCGCGAGGGCAGCGCCGAGGCGATCCGCACCATGCAGGCGCAGGGGGCCGAGGTCGCCATGATTACCGGGGACACCCGCGCCACCGCCGAGGCCGTCGCCCGCGAGGTCGGCGTAACCCGCGTGCTGGCCGAGGTGCTACCCGAGGGCAAGGCGGACGCGGTGGCCGAGCTTCAGGCGGGTGGCCGCACCGTCGCCTTCGTGGGGGACGGCATCAACGACGCTCCGGCCCTTGCGCGGGCCGACGTGGGGGTCGCCATCGGCACCGGGACGGACGTGGCGGTCGAAACCGCCGACGTGATCCTGATGTCGGGCGACCTGCGCGGGGTGCCCAACGCGGTCGCGCTGTCGCGGGCCACGCTGCGGAATATTCGGGTGAATCTCTTCTGGGCCTTCGCGTACAACGTGCTGCTGATTCCGGTGGCGGCGGGCGTCCTTTCAAACTGGGGCATCACCCTCTCGCCCGTGCTGGCGGCCGCCGCGATGGGCCTGAGCAGCGTCTTCGTGCTCACCAACGCGCTGCGGCTGCGCGGCTTCCGGCCCCCGCTGGCTCCCCAGCCGCCCCAGGGAAGGCCGGACCTGAAGCCCGTCGCGGCCTGA
- a CDS encoding CopZ family metallochaperone, translating into MTTELTISGMSCGHCVKAVEGALKSVPGVQGVQVDLSAGKATVQGEAEQGALIAAVKEEGYNASVAG; encoded by the coding sequence ATGACCACTGAACTGACCATCTCCGGAATGAGCTGCGGGCACTGCGTCAAGGCCGTGGAGGGGGCGCTGAAGAGCGTTCCCGGCGTGCAAGGCGTGCAGGTGGACCTTTCGGCGGGCAAGGCGACCGTGCAGGGCGAGGCCGAGCAGGGGGCGCTGATCGCCGCCGTGAAGGAAGAGGGTTACAACGCCAGCGTCGCGGGCTGA
- a CDS encoding metal-sensitive transcriptional regulator: MPEDARRRAARRLSIARGHLDSIVRMLDEPDVYCVDVLRQIKAVQGALSGAGEVVLRGHLEAHVATAHERGDTLEMVEELMEALKYR; the protein is encoded by the coding sequence ATGCCCGAAGACGCCCGCCGCCGCGCGGCCCGGCGCCTGAGCATCGCGCGGGGGCATCTGGATTCCATCGTGCGGATGCTCGACGAGCCGGACGTGTACTGCGTGGACGTGCTGCGACAGATCAAGGCCGTGCAGGGCGCCCTCTCCGGTGCGGGCGAGGTCGTCTTGCGCGGCCACCTCGAAGCCCACGTCGCCACTGCCCACGAGCGCGGGGACACGCTGGAGATGGTCGAGGAGTTGATGGAGGCGCTGAAGTACCGGTAG
- a CDS encoding erythromycin esterase family protein has translation MPHHSPLQIGWDMTEPHSALSCFLDTLPAAPRLLALGEPTHGLDAFPAWRNRIFRTLAEDHGFRSIAIESDVIAGLRVNAHVTAGQGRLDEVMQTGFSHGFGAVKANRDLVQWMRDFNAGRAPEDHLRFYGFDAPLENLWAASPRASLLALHAFLTTQLGDLPVDSATIDDLCGEDARWTNPAAGMDAAQSTGQSGEARQLRLLADDLFSLLRTETPGLAAHPGFWEAQLHARTATGLLRYHAVVADPAPTRVARMLALRDLMMADNLSAVAEREGERGPTLVFAHNAHLQRHVSAVTLPSLGMRVEWWSAGAHVSIRLGQQYAFVASDLGSAPAKGIGEPAPDTLEGALMTLAGPVSLVTSGTLTASLPDHLAPRTGVPPQAGYFPLGAQHLPLTNGVLFVKTATD, from the coding sequence ATGCCCCATCATTCCCCGCTTCAGATCGGCTGGGACATGACCGAGCCGCACTCTGCCCTCTCCTGCTTTCTGGACACCCTGCCCGCCGCGCCGCGTCTTCTCGCGCTGGGGGAGCCGACGCACGGCCTGGACGCCTTCCCAGCGTGGCGCAACCGCATCTTCCGCACGCTGGCCGAGGACCACGGCTTCCGGTCCATCGCCATCGAGAGTGACGTGATCGCTGGCCTGCGGGTGAATGCCCATGTCACGGCGGGTCAGGGCCGCCTGGATGAAGTGATGCAGACGGGCTTCAGCCACGGCTTCGGCGCCGTGAAGGCCAACCGGGACCTCGTCCAGTGGATGCGGGACTTCAATGCGGGCCGCGCACCTGAGGATCACCTGCGTTTCTACGGCTTCGACGCGCCGCTGGAGAACCTTTGGGCGGCCAGCCCCCGCGCCAGCCTGCTCGCCCTGCACGCTTTCCTGACCACGCAGCTCGGTGACTTGCCCGTGGACTCAGCGACCATCGACGACCTCTGCGGGGAAGATGCCCGCTGGACCAATCCGGCGGCGGGGATGGACGCGGCCCAGTCCACCGGGCAGAGCGGCGAGGCCCGGCAACTCCGGCTCCTGGCCGACGACCTGTTCAGCCTCCTGCGGACCGAGACGCCGGGGCTGGCCGCCCACCCAGGGTTCTGGGAGGCGCAGTTGCACGCCCGCACGGCAACAGGCCTCTTGCGCTATCACGCAGTCGTCGCCGACCCCGCGCCCACCCGTGTGGCGCGAATGCTGGCGTTGCGCGACCTGATGATGGCCGACAACCTCAGCGCCGTCGCGGAACGCGAGGGGGAGCGTGGGCCGACCCTGGTCTTTGCCCATAACGCCCACCTGCAACGCCACGTCAGCGCGGTGACGCTTCCCAGTCTGGGAATGAGGGTGGAATGGTGGAGCGCGGGAGCGCACGTCAGCATTCGCCTCGGCCAGCAGTACGCCTTTGTAGCGAGCGACCTGGGTTCAGCCCCCGCGAAAGGCATCGGGGAACCCGCTCCGGACACGTTGGAGGGCGCCCTGATGACGCTGGCGGGTCCGGTCTCCCTGGTGACCTCCGGGACACTGACCGCCTCACTCCCAGATCACCTGGCCCCGAGGACCGGCGTTCCTCCCCAGGCGGGATACTTTCCCCTCGGAGCGCAACATCTGCCCCTCACGAACGGCGTGCTCTTCGTGAAGACGGCGACTGATTGA
- a CDS encoding vWA domain-containing protein — MTAPPSQADLPSRVAALCAHLRSAHGFRLGPGETAAALAALGAVNLGRRREVRDALRAVLTASREEGRVFDAAFDTFFRQGEAPAPLRLPPLLPQTEAPLPPPPPAPASQTGDEGAAQPTPAGQAVAGEDDGDAPTPTHPNPEREAEGEPDAPAPLLHARRSPNAGAGGGVTTPEDDLAELLRAAGALVRAVELGRGRRLVPRPVGSRLDARRTLRSAARTAGDPARLRWLGRPRRAPRFLLVLDGSRSMGPHAARLLRFAHALHLRSRRVEVYAFSTDLTRLTPHLRRAVPGAALTLPDLGGAWGGGTRIGENLLRLAREERGRVTRDTVVLILSDGLDTGEPETLTRALRDLRARAGMLVWLSPLASLPGYQPVQRAVAAALPLLDAFLPAASLRDLHALGGRLQR, encoded by the coding sequence GTGACCGCTCCCCCCTCCCAGGCCGACCTCCCCTCCCGCGTCGCGGCCCTGTGCGCCCACCTACGCTCGGCGCACGGCTTCCGGCTGGGACCGGGCGAGACGGCGGCGGCCCTCGCCGCGCTGGGAGCGGTAAACCTGGGGCGGCGGCGCGAGGTGCGCGACGCCCTCCGTGCCGTGCTGACCGCCAGCCGGGAGGAGGGGCGGGTGTTTGACGCGGCGTTTGACACCTTCTTCCGGCAGGGCGAGGCCCCCGCGCCGCTCCGGTTGCCGCCCCTGCTGCCCCAGACCGAGGCCCCGTTGCCCCCGCCGCCCCCGGCTCCGGCGAGCCAGACTGGCGATGAGGGGGCCGCCCAACCCACCCCCGCGGGCCAGGCGGTCGCGGGTGAGGACGACGGGGACGCCCCCACCCCCACCCACCCCAACCCCGAGCGTGAGGCGGAGGGCGAGCCGGACGCCCCCGCCCCGTTGCTGCACGCCCGCCGAAGTCCGAATGCGGGCGCGGGGGGCGGCGTCACCACCCCGGAGGACGATCTGGCGGAGTTGCTGCGGGCGGCGGGGGCGCTCGTGCGGGCGGTGGAGCTGGGGAGGGGGCGGCGGCTCGTTCCGCGTCCGGTCGGCTCCCGGCTCGACGCCCGGCGGACCCTGCGCTCGGCGGCGCGGACGGCGGGCGACCCGGCCCGGCTCCGCTGGCTGGGGCGGCCCCGGCGTGCCCCCCGTTTCCTGCTGGTGCTGGACGGCAGCCGCAGCATGGGACCTCACGCGGCGCGGCTGCTGCGGTTTGCCCACGCCCTGCACCTGCGCTCGCGGCGGGTGGAGGTGTACGCCTTTTCGACCGACCTCACCCGCCTGACCCCGCACCTGCGCCGGGCGGTACCGGGGGCCGCCCTGACCCTCCCCGACCTGGGCGGGGCGTGGGGCGGCGGCACCCGCATCGGGGAGAACCTGCTACGGCTGGCGCGGGAGGAACGTGGCCGGGTGACCCGCGACACGGTGGTCCTGATCCTGAGTGACGGGCTGGACACGGGCGAGCCGGAGACGCTGACCCGCGCTCTGAGAGACCTTCGCGCCCGTGCCGGGATGCTGGTGTGGCTCTCGCCGCTGGCCTCCCTGCCCGGTTACCAGCCAGTGCAGCGGGCGGTGGCGGCGGCCCTTCCGCTGCTGGACGCCTTCCTGCCCGCCGCCAGCTTGCGCGACCTCCACGCCCTGGGAGGAAGATTGCAGAGATAG
- a CDS encoding AAA family ATPase → MTALPEPPDLRAAFRERGYVAGDALATALRLVVALGKPLLLEGPAGVGKTEAAKTLAAALGTRLIRLQCYEGLDAQSALYEWNYARQLLHLRAAEAGGRAVTDAELYGPEFLMQRPLLEAIRQPTPPVLLIDEVDRADDAFEAFLLELLAEWQVTVPELGTLTATARPYVLLTSNRARELSDALRRRCLYLWVDYPSRAEELEIVRARLPGIDAELAGQVTRAVHALRELPLGKPPGVAETLDWAAALVALHRDHLDAAALELTLGAVLKLREDQLLARPVLEKLARP, encoded by the coding sequence GTGACCGCGCTCCCTGAGCCCCCCGACCTCCGCGCCGCCTTCCGCGAGCGGGGGTACGTGGCGGGGGACGCACTGGCGACGGCCCTGCGGCTGGTGGTGGCGCTGGGCAAACCGCTGCTGCTGGAGGGGCCAGCGGGCGTCGGCAAGACGGAAGCCGCCAAGACCCTCGCGGCGGCGCTGGGCACCCGGTTGATTCGCCTTCAGTGTTACGAGGGGCTGGACGCGCAATCGGCCCTCTACGAGTGGAACTACGCCCGCCAACTGCTGCACCTGCGGGCGGCGGAGGCGGGGGGGCGGGCGGTGACGGACGCTGAGCTGTACGGCCCCGAGTTCCTGATGCAGCGGCCCCTGCTCGAAGCGATCCGGCAGCCCACGCCCCCGGTGCTCTTGATCGACGAGGTGGACCGGGCGGATGACGCCTTCGAGGCCTTCTTGCTCGAACTGCTGGCCGAGTGGCAGGTCACGGTGCCGGAACTGGGGACGCTCACCGCGACCGCCCGTCCCTACGTCCTGCTGACGAGCAACCGCGCCCGCGAACTCAGCGACGCGCTGCGGCGGCGGTGCCTGTACCTGTGGGTGGACTACCCCAGCCGCGCCGAGGAACTGGAAATCGTGCGGGCGCGGCTGCCAGGCATTGACGCGGAGTTGGCGGGCCAGGTCACCCGTGCAGTCCACGCCCTGCGCGAGCTGCCGCTGGGCAAGCCCCCCGGCGTGGCCGAGACGCTGGACTGGGCGGCGGCGCTCGTGGCCCTTCACCGGGACCACCTGGACGCGGCGGCGCTGGAGCTGACGCTAGGCGCGGTCCTGAAGCTGCGCGAGGATCAACTGCTGGCCCGCCCGGTGCTGGAGAAACTCGCCCGGCCGTGA
- a CDS encoding SRPBCC family protein: MKLNYSGQEHVKAPPAAVWAFVQDPERVARCLPDVQEVVVHDQTHMDATVQVGVGMVRGKFKFKIEVLPDEAANRVNVKVQGGGLGSVVDLTAGANIVDNGDGTTTLDWTGDATMRGPVATVGGRVLDAQAQKLIEKTFQNMSAQVGASAGTLA, from the coding sequence ATGAAACTGAACTACAGCGGCCAGGAACACGTGAAAGCGCCCCCGGCGGCAGTCTGGGCCTTCGTGCAGGACCCCGAGCGGGTGGCCCGCTGCCTGCCCGACGTGCAGGAGGTCGTGGTGCACGACCAGACCCATATGGACGCGACCGTGCAGGTCGGCGTGGGCATGGTGCGCGGCAAGTTCAAGTTCAAGATCGAGGTCCTGCCCGACGAGGCGGCGAACCGCGTGAACGTGAAGGTGCAGGGCGGCGGTCTGGGCAGCGTGGTGGACCTGACGGCGGGGGCGAACATCGTGGACAACGGGGACGGGACGACCACGCTTGACTGGACCGGCGACGCGACCATGCGCGGCCCGGTGGCGACCGTGGGCGGGCGGGTGCTGGACGCGCAGGCGCAGAAGCTGATCGAGAAGACCTTCCAGAACATGAGTGCCCAGGTCGGCGCGAGCGCCGGAACGCTGGCGTGA
- a CDS encoding nucleotidyltransferase family protein has translation MSPASPPPVWGVLLAAGRGRRMGQPKPLVSLAGRPLITHAAAALAAGGYDGLLAVMPPGEVGEGVRAALSEWPFSVVVNPEPERGLLSSFRVALGSLPGGVGAATFALADMPLVPPDTHRALVSAFRETGAPLVLARYGEGSEAVHAPPHLLRADLWPEVLALPDADHGPRAVLRAHGAEAVDVDVPLDQLLDVDTPDALAQAEGRVSPPPRPPR, from the coding sequence ATGTCCCCTGCCTCCCCGCCGCCCGTCTGGGGCGTCCTGCTCGCTGCCGGGCGGGGCCGCCGGATGGGGCAGCCCAAGCCGCTGGTATCGCTCGCCGGGCGCCCCTTGATCACTCACGCAGCGGCCGCGCTCGCGGCGGGAGGCTATGACGGCCTGCTCGCGGTCATGCCCCCCGGTGAGGTGGGGGAGGGGGTGCGGGCGGCGCTCTCGGAGTGGCCCTTTTCCGTCGTGGTGAATCCAGAGCCGGAGCGGGGCCTCCTCTCCTCCTTCCGGGTGGCGCTGGGGTCGCTCCCAGGGGGGGTGGGCGCGGCGACTTTCGCGCTGGCAGATATGCCGCTCGTTCCCCCAGACACGCACCGGGCGCTCGTCTCGGCGTTCCGGGAGACGGGGGCGCCCCTCGTGCTGGCCCGCTATGGGGAGGGTTCGGAGGCTGTGCACGCCCCACCCCACCTCCTCCGCGCTGACCTCTGGCCGGAGGTCCTCGCCCTGCCCGATGCCGACCACGGCCCCCGCGCGGTGCTGCGGGCGCACGGGGCGGAGGCCGTGGATGTGGACGTGCCTCTCGATCAACTTCTCGACGTGGATACGCCGGACGCCCTGGCTCAGGCCGAGGGCCGGGTCAGTCCTCCCCCGCGTCCCCCACGCTGA
- a CDS encoding CHAD domain-containing protein, producing the protein MSRRSEAAGRLRPLWAALTAGDPEAIHRARKLTRRAQAELRVADAGGKTERAWRDLRRAAAPLRDHDVAGDHLRQALTELDVPGDTLAYFDRTWAERRAARLAATEWPEPPPAFKLRRGWKDRARRLIRKDGERLLAAGEAVLATHDAEQWHDWRKRLKRYRYTLALLGEVPPVLTDTLEALGRFQDAEVVLELLHSDPDLLRYERARLIAREEVARNKAQGRVRELFPELARLLSVGDAGED; encoded by the coding sequence GTGAGCCGCCGCAGCGAGGCCGCCGGACGGCTGCGCCCGCTGTGGGCCGCCCTGACCGCCGGGGACCCCGAGGCTATCCACCGCGCCCGCAAGCTCACCCGCCGCGCCCAGGCCGAGCTGCGGGTCGCGGACGCGGGCGGGAAGACCGAGCGGGCCTGGCGCGACCTGCGCCGCGCCGCCGCGCCCCTGCGCGACCACGACGTGGCCGGGGACCACCTGCGCCAGGCCTTGACCGAGCTGGACGTGCCCGGCGACACCCTCGCCTACTTCGACCGCACCTGGGCTGAACGCCGCGCGGCGCGGCTGGCGGCAACCGAGTGGCCGGAGCCGCCTCCCGCCTTCAAGCTGAGGCGAGGCTGGAAGGACCGCGCCCGCCGCCTGATTCGCAAGGACGGCGAGCGGCTGCTGGCCGCCGGGGAAGCCGTGCTTGCCACCCACGACGCCGAGCAGTGGCACGACTGGCGCAAACGCCTCAAGCGCTACCGCTACACGCTCGCGCTGCTGGGCGAGGTGCCCCCAGTCCTGACCGACACCCTCGAAGCCCTGGGTCGCTTTCAGGACGCCGAGGTCGTGCTGGAGTTGCTGCACAGCGACCCCGACCTGCTGCGCTACGAGCGTGCCCGGTTGATCGCGCGGGAGGAAGTGGCCCGGAACAAAGCCCAGGGGCGGGTACGCGAACTGTTCCCCGAGCTGGCCCGGCTCCTCAGCGTGGGGGACGCGGGGGAGGACTGA
- a CDS encoding metallophosphoesterase, which translates to MKAPNSPPPDPGRRRFLRGLLGGGLALGTLGGMGVAQAYDFGTVRGEAVLPGLRSPLRVAFLTDLHYGLYIFERQIRAWVDTANAARPDLMLLGGDFLDVRSDVDPAPLLTELARLRAPLGVYAVWGNHDYGSFGAYDRGVLGQGIPRWAERREEVAAAFAASGITVLRNAGRAVRDDLWVGGVDDLWRGEPDVAAALAGAGEDQASLLLSHNPDLLPDLPRRVGLVLSGHTHGGQIRLPIVGAPVVPSRYGQRYAMGWVQGAHGTPGYVSRGLGVSGLPLRNLCPPEVTLLTLRPG; encoded by the coding sequence ATGAAGGCCCCCAACTCGCCGCCCCCCGACCCTGGCCGCCGCCGCTTCCTGCGGGGGCTGCTGGGAGGCGGGCTGGCGCTGGGGACCCTGGGGGGCATGGGCGTGGCGCAGGCCTACGATTTCGGCACCGTGCGCGGGGAAGCGGTGCTGCCGGGCCTGCGCTCGCCGCTGCGCGTGGCCTTTCTGACCGACCTGCACTACGGCCTCTACATCTTCGAGCGCCAGATTCGCGCCTGGGTGGACACGGCGAACGCAGCGCGGCCCGACCTCATGCTGCTGGGGGGCGACTTTCTGGACGTGCGCTCGGACGTGGACCCCGCGCCCCTCCTGACCGAGCTCGCGCGGCTGCGGGCGCCGCTGGGCGTCTATGCGGTGTGGGGCAACCATGACTACGGCTCCTTCGGGGCCTACGACCGGGGGGTGCTGGGTCAGGGCATCCCGCGCTGGGCCGAGCGCCGCGAGGAGGTGGCGGCAGCCTTTGCGGCCTCCGGCATTACCGTGCTGCGCAACGCGGGCCGCGCCGTGCGGGACGACCTGTGGGTGGGTGGCGTGGACGACCTGTGGCGCGGCGAGCCGGACGTGGCGGCGGCCCTGGCTGGGGCGGGGGAGGACCAAGCCAGTTTGCTGCTGAGCCATAACCCTGACCTCCTGCCTGACCTGCCCCGGCGCGTCGGGTTGGTCCTCTCGGGCCACACCCACGGCGGGCAGATTCGGCTCCCCATCGTGGGCGCTCCGGTCGTGCCCAGCCGCTACGGCCAGCGCTACGCGATGGGCTGGGTGCAGGGCGCCCACGGCACGCCGGGCTACGTCAGCCGGGGCCTGGGGGTCAGCGGGCTGCCGCTGCGCAACCTCTGCCCGCCGGAAGTCACGCTGCTGACGCTGCGGCCCGGATAG
- the glyA gene encoding serine hydroxymethyltransferase, with translation MTTAATSVPTPGAVTDVAAHDPAIFDLISQEAERQRHGLELIASENFTSAAVRAAQGSVLTNKYAEGYPGKRWYGGCEVVDEVERLAIARVKELFGAEWANVQPHSGSSANLAVYNALIEPGSVVLGMDLSHGGHLTHGNPVNFSGLRYQIVGYKVNPDTERIDMEEVRRLAHEHRPKMIIAGASAYSRTIDFAAFREVADEVGAVLFADIAHIAGLVAAGLHPNPLPHAHVVASTTHKTLRGPRGGIILSNDPELGAKIDRAVFPGYQGGPLEHVIAAKAVAFGEALRPEFREYAAQVIKNAQALAQAFMDKGYRVVSGGTDNHLFLLDLRPQGLNGTKATKRLDANHITISKSTLPYDTEKILHGGGIRIGTPAVTTRGMTEADMPKIADLIDRALKGEDVKAEVHGWMGGFPLP, from the coding sequence ATGACCACCGCTGCAACCTCTGTCCCCACGCCGGGGGCCGTCACCGACGTGGCCGCGCACGACCCGGCCATCTTTGACCTGATCTCCCAGGAGGCCGAGCGCCAGCGGCACGGGCTCGAACTGATCGCCTCCGAGAACTTCACCTCGGCGGCGGTCCGGGCGGCGCAGGGCAGCGTCCTGACGAACAAGTATGCCGAAGGCTACCCCGGCAAGCGCTGGTACGGCGGCTGCGAGGTCGTGGACGAGGTCGAACGCCTCGCCATCGCCCGCGTGAAGGAACTGTTCGGAGCGGAATGGGCCAACGTGCAGCCGCACTCGGGGAGCAGCGCGAACCTCGCGGTGTACAACGCCCTCATTGAGCCGGGATCAGTCGTGCTGGGAATGGACCTCTCGCACGGGGGGCACCTCACGCACGGCAACCCGGTGAACTTCTCGGGGCTGCGCTACCAGATCGTCGGGTACAAGGTGAACCCGGACACCGAGCGCATCGACATGGAGGAAGTGCGCCGCCTCGCCCACGAACACCGGCCCAAGATGATCATCGCGGGGGCCAGCGCCTACAGCCGCACCATCGACTTCGCGGCCTTCCGCGAGGTGGCCGACGAGGTGGGCGCGGTCCTGTTCGCAGACATCGCGCACATCGCCGGACTGGTCGCGGCGGGGCTGCACCCCAACCCGCTGCCGCACGCGCATGTGGTCGCCTCCACGACCCACAAGACACTGCGGGGGCCGCGCGGCGGGATCATCCTCAGCAACGACCCCGAACTCGGCGCCAAGATCGACCGGGCCGTCTTTCCCGGCTACCAGGGCGGGCCGCTGGAGCATGTGATCGCGGCCAAGGCGGTCGCATTCGGCGAGGCGCTGCGGCCCGAGTTCCGCGAGTACGCCGCGCAGGTGATCAAGAACGCGCAGGCGCTGGCGCAAGCGTTCATGGACAAGGGCTACCGGGTCGTGTCCGGCGGCACCGACAACCACCTGTTCCTGCTGGACCTGCGCCCCCAGGGGCTGAACGGTACTAAGGCCACCAAGCGGCTCGACGCCAACCACATCACCATCTCCAAGTCCACCCTGCCCTACGACACCGAGAAAATCCTGCACGGCGGCGGCATCCGCATCGGCACCCCCGCCGTGACCACGCGTGGCATGACCGAAGCCGATATGCCCAAAATTGCCGACCTGATCGACCGGGCGCTGAAGGGCGAGGACGTGAAGGCGGAGGTTCACGGCTGGATGGGCGGCTTCCCGCTGCCCTGA